In a single window of the Pseudomonas sp. B21-015 genome:
- a CDS encoding alpha/beta fold hydrolase — MRQWLLVLLITCASTQAAEQGGKAISSGRLLLSAGEIAVGIGPTPAKIERVLIIIHGRLRNAETYRQSAEHAAEQAGQSANTLVLAPQFLNETDIASHPVPDSVLRWQGNDWMAGGLSTAPFTLSSYAALDEIIARLGDRRQFPDVKQIVIAGHSGGAQVVQRYALLGHPQPALDTEGVKVRYVIANPSSYAYFNEQRPVAFSHAGCPNFNRWKYGLTDLPAYANGQTPAQLEENYVKRDIVYLLGQQDTDPNHPALDKSCEAKAQGASRLIRGRNYFKYLKQRHSQGLSQQLIEVPGVGHNGDGMFTSPEGQKALFGQ, encoded by the coding sequence ATGCGTCAGTGGCTGCTGGTTCTGTTGATCACCTGCGCAAGCACCCAGGCTGCCGAGCAGGGAGGCAAGGCGATCAGTTCCGGGCGCCTGCTGTTGAGCGCTGGCGAAATCGCGGTGGGCATCGGCCCGACGCCTGCGAAAATCGAACGCGTGCTGATCATCATCCATGGTCGTTTGCGCAATGCTGAAACCTACCGCCAGAGCGCCGAGCACGCGGCCGAGCAGGCCGGGCAAAGCGCGAACACCTTGGTGCTCGCCCCGCAGTTTCTCAATGAAACCGACATCGCGAGCCATCCGGTGCCTGACAGTGTTTTACGCTGGCAAGGCAATGACTGGATGGCCGGCGGCTTATCCACCGCGCCGTTCACCCTGAGTTCCTATGCGGCGCTCGACGAAATCATCGCTCGCCTGGGGGATCGGCGCCAGTTTCCGGACGTGAAGCAAATCGTCATCGCCGGTCACTCCGGCGGTGCTCAGGTGGTTCAGCGTTATGCCTTGCTGGGTCACCCTCAGCCCGCTCTCGATACAGAAGGCGTGAAGGTGCGCTATGTGATTGCCAATCCTTCGTCGTACGCCTACTTCAATGAGCAACGGCCAGTGGCGTTCAGTCATGCGGGGTGCCCGAATTTCAATCGCTGGAAGTACGGGCTGACGGATCTGCCCGCTTATGCCAATGGGCAAACGCCTGCGCAACTCGAAGAGAACTATGTCAAACGTGACATCGTTTATTTACTCGGCCAGCAGGACACTGATCCGAATCATCCGGCGCTGGATAAAAGTTGTGAGGCTAAAGCTCAGGGTGCGTCTCGATTGATTCGTGGGCGCAACTATTTCAAATATCTGAAACAACGCCATTCTCAGGGGTTGAGTCAGCAACTGATCGAAGTGCCTGGGGTCGGGCACAATGGGGACGGGATGTTTACGTCGCCTGAGGGGCAGAAGGCGTTGTTCGGTCAGTGA
- a CDS encoding neutral zinc metallopeptidase: MLWKKGRRSDNVVDARGDDVGGGGGGMRFGGGKGLSLTAILLIVGIGWITGQDPLQILGQLTGQMSEQSAPATPQTRQAPPANDEGAEFVRSILGDTEDTWGQIFQQAGRQYKDPTLVLFSNRVNSACGLATSATGPFYCPADQKVYLDTSFFQEMSQRFSAAGDFAQAYVIAHEVGHHVQTLLGVSAKIQAARQQGRQMEGDGGLLVRQELQADCLAGVWANNAQKRLNWLEPGDIEEALNAANAIGDDRLQQQGQGRVVPDSFTHGTSAQRVRWFKAGFAQGQISQCDTFAAKTL, translated from the coding sequence ATGCTTTGGAAAAAAGGCCGACGCAGCGACAACGTGGTCGACGCCCGTGGCGATGATGTCGGTGGTGGCGGCGGCGGGATGCGCTTCGGCGGGGGCAAGGGCCTGAGCCTGACGGCGATCCTGTTGATCGTCGGGATCGGCTGGATCACCGGCCAGGACCCGTTGCAGATCCTCGGGCAACTGACCGGGCAGATGAGCGAGCAATCGGCCCCGGCCACCCCCCAAACCCGCCAGGCGCCACCGGCCAATGATGAAGGGGCCGAATTCGTACGCTCGATCCTCGGCGACACCGAAGACACCTGGGGCCAGATTTTCCAGCAGGCCGGTCGGCAATATAAAGACCCGACCCTGGTGCTGTTCAGCAATCGGGTGAATTCGGCGTGCGGCCTGGCGACGTCGGCAACCGGTCCGTTCTATTGCCCGGCAGACCAGAAGGTCTACCTGGACACGAGTTTCTTCCAGGAAATGTCGCAACGCTTTTCCGCTGCGGGTGATTTCGCTCAGGCCTACGTGATCGCTCATGAAGTCGGACACCACGTGCAGACCCTGCTTGGCGTTTCGGCGAAAATTCAGGCCGCTCGGCAGCAGGGCCGGCAAATGGAAGGCGACGGCGGTTTGCTGGTGCGTCAGGAACTGCAGGCCGATTGCCTGGCCGGGGTCTGGGCCAACAATGCGCAAAAACGCCTGAACTGGCTGGAACCCGGTGACATCGAAGAAGCCTTGAACGCCGCCAACGCCATCGGCGACGACCGCTTGCAACAGCAAGGTCAGGGCCGCGTGGTGCCGGACTCCTTCACCCATGGCACTTCGGCCCAGCGGGTGCGCTGGTTCAAGGCTGGATTCGCACAGGGCCAGATCAGCCAGTGCGATACCTTTGCCGCGAAGACTCTGTGA
- a CDS encoding IclR family transcriptional regulator, with protein sequence MAGSQIERVFSVLESLTSEPRGLPMQTLAEQLDIPKSATHRLLAELIRLGYVRQNPESLRYHLSTRLVAMGFRYLSSSGADIVQPVLDRLAEETGELVRLGVIEGERQVWIAKSQGARSGLRYDPDMGRDAPLFYTASGHAWLACMSDAEALSLVERQGDVQPKDLGPNAPRSNIELLERLRLAREQGYAWVEESSAVGTSAIAAVVRHPGDGRVIGVLSIAGPSARMPGARLHELAPLLLTFAEELSAASLASELFN encoded by the coding sequence ATGGCCGGCAGTCAGATCGAACGTGTTTTCAGCGTGCTGGAAAGCCTCACCAGTGAACCTCGTGGCCTGCCGATGCAGACGCTGGCAGAGCAACTGGATATCCCCAAAAGCGCGACTCATCGCCTGCTCGCCGAGCTGATCCGGCTGGGTTATGTGCGGCAGAATCCGGAGAGCCTGCGTTATCACTTGTCGACCAGACTGGTGGCGATGGGTTTCCGTTACCTGTCCAGCAGCGGCGCCGATATCGTGCAGCCGGTGCTGGATCGTCTGGCCGAGGAAACTGGTGAACTGGTGCGCCTTGGCGTTATTGAAGGCGAACGGCAAGTCTGGATCGCCAAGTCTCAAGGCGCCCGCTCGGGGCTGCGTTATGACCCGGACATGGGCCGTGATGCGCCGTTGTTCTACACCGCGTCGGGCCACGCATGGCTGGCGTGCATGAGCGATGCCGAAGCGTTGTCGTTGGTGGAACGTCAGGGCGACGTGCAACCGAAAGATCTGGGGCCGAACGCACCGCGCTCCAACATTGAATTGCTGGAGCGCCTGCGTCTGGCGCGGGAGCAGGGCTACGCCTGGGTCGAGGAGAGTTCGGCAGTGGGCACCTCGGCGATTGCGGCGGTGGTGCGCCATCCCGGCGATGGTCGAGTGATCGGTGTGCTGAGCATTGCCGGGCCAAGCGCACGGATGCCGGGGGCACGGCTGCATGAGTTGGCACCGCTGTTGTTGACGTTTGCCGAGGAACTGTCGGCGGCAAGTCTGGCGTCGGAGTTGTTCAATTAA
- a CDS encoding Gfo/Idh/MocA family protein produces the protein MSLPLRIALIGAGNMGRQHYQHLKSLTEATLCAVADPGSQAAGLAAEWGVRHFADHRQMLEQVQPDAVIVANPNTLHVSTALDCLAVGVPVLLEKPVGVYMDEVRELVAASKATGVPVLVGHHRRHNPLIVRAQELVQGGALGQLTTVTALWQLRKPDSYFETPWRREPGAGMLLTNLIHDLDLLRHLCGEVRQVQAITSNAVRGFANEDCAAVLLQFDNGALGSLTGSDAVAAPWSWELDSGENPVYPRQADQPCYLLAGTGGALSIPQLKRWHYADVDGGWHQPLLPVQESFSADEALRLQLQHFVRVARREVEPLVSAADAARTLALIDAIREAAETGRACTPMLIEE, from the coding sequence GTGTCTTTGCCCCTTCGCATCGCCCTGATCGGTGCTGGCAACATGGGCCGGCAGCATTACCAGCATCTGAAATCCCTGACGGAAGCGACCTTGTGCGCAGTGGCCGATCCCGGTTCACAAGCCGCAGGTCTTGCAGCCGAGTGGGGCGTGAGGCATTTCGCCGATCACCGTCAGATGCTGGAGCAGGTGCAGCCAGACGCGGTGATCGTCGCCAACCCGAACACGTTGCACGTCAGCACTGCGCTCGATTGCCTCGCCGTCGGCGTGCCGGTGCTGCTGGAAAAGCCGGTGGGCGTGTACATGGATGAAGTGCGCGAACTGGTGGCCGCGTCGAAAGCCACCGGCGTCCCCGTGCTGGTCGGCCATCACCGTCGGCACAATCCGTTGATCGTTCGCGCCCAAGAACTGGTTCAGGGCGGTGCTTTGGGGCAGCTGACGACGGTGACGGCGCTCTGGCAATTGCGCAAACCCGACAGCTATTTCGAAACACCATGGCGCCGCGAACCCGGTGCGGGGATGTTGCTGACCAACCTGATTCATGACCTCGATCTGCTGCGGCATCTGTGCGGCGAAGTTCGGCAGGTGCAGGCAATCACCAGCAATGCGGTTCGCGGGTTTGCCAACGAAGATTGTGCGGCGGTGTTGCTGCAATTCGACAATGGCGCACTGGGCAGCCTGACCGGTTCCGACGCAGTGGCGGCACCCTGGAGTTGGGAGCTGGATTCCGGCGAGAACCCGGTGTATCCGCGCCAGGCCGATCAGCCGTGTTATCTGTTGGCCGGGACGGGCGGTGCGCTGAGCATTCCACAGCTCAAGCGCTGGCACTATGCCGACGTCGATGGGGGCTGGCATCAACCGCTGCTGCCGGTGCAGGAGAGCTTCAGCGCCGATGAAGCGTTGCGTTTGCAGTTGCAGCATTTCGTGCGCGTGGCGCGCCGGGAAGTCGAACCATTGGTGAGCGCTGCCGATGCTGCGCGCACCCTGGCGCTGATTGACGCAATCCGCGAGGCCGCCGAAACCGGTCGCGCCTGCACCCCGATGTTGATCGAGGAGTGA
- a CDS encoding sugar phosphate isomerase/epimerase produces the protein MSERIFSLASLTVLELSPPERVEVAARAGYSHVGLRLEPATPEEHHFALVADVGLRRRTLESLRDTGIRVLDVEILRLEPQTIVADFEKILAVGAEFGASELLVAGNDSDEQRLTENFARLCDLAAPYGLHPHLEFMPWTDARNLQQAVRVVEKADRENGAVLVDAFHFDRSGSRLEDLAKVAPSRLRYAQLCDVAGPRSADMAEILRQARNERRFPGDGDCDLVGLLQCLPADIPLSLEVPTVKLLEQGVSGLQRARMALDKTRELLARL, from the coding sequence ATGAGTGAACGGATCTTTTCCCTGGCCAGTCTGACGGTACTGGAGTTGTCACCACCGGAGAGGGTCGAGGTCGCGGCACGGGCCGGTTACAGCCATGTCGGATTACGCCTGGAACCTGCGACACCCGAAGAACATCACTTTGCGCTGGTAGCCGATGTCGGGTTACGGCGCAGGACGCTGGAGAGTTTGCGCGACACCGGCATTCGTGTGCTGGATGTTGAAATCCTGCGTCTTGAACCGCAAACCATCGTTGCCGACTTCGAGAAGATTCTGGCGGTCGGAGCGGAGTTTGGTGCCAGTGAATTGCTGGTGGCCGGTAACGATTCTGACGAACAGCGACTCACCGAGAATTTCGCCCGGCTCTGTGATCTGGCGGCACCTTACGGGCTGCATCCGCATTTGGAGTTCATGCCGTGGACCGATGCGCGCAACCTCCAACAAGCGGTGCGCGTCGTCGAAAAAGCTGACCGTGAAAACGGCGCGGTGTTGGTGGACGCGTTCCATTTCGACCGATCGGGTTCGCGGCTGGAAGATCTGGCCAAGGTAGCACCGTCACGGTTACGGTATGCACAGCTGTGCGATGTTGCGGGGCCACGGTCAGCGGACATGGCGGAGATTTTGCGTCAGGCCCGTAACGAACGACGTTTTCCGGGCGATGGCGATTGTGATCTGGTGGGGTTGTTGCAGTGTTTGCCGGCTGATATTCCGTTGAGCCTGGAGGTTCCCACTGTGAAGTTGCTGGAGCAGGGCGTAAGCGGGTTACAGCGGGCGCGGATGGCGTTGGATAAAACCCGGGAATTGTTGGCGCGCCTTTGA
- a CDS encoding DMT family transporter, whose protein sequence is MTVSTPLSGVNQPFKGILLIVVATFLFSSHDALSKYLSGFYPIVMVVWARYVIHTLLMAGIFLPQSGLRVLRTKRPLLQLLRALCLLGTSLFFTTGLQYIPLAEATAVNFLAPVLVTALSVPLLGERVTRGQWIAVICGFIGVLIIVHPGGDLFTPAVLLPLCSALFFCFYQLLTRKLSEIDSPTTSNFFAGLCNTLVMSALVPFFWKVPSLGHGLMMVALGACGMTAHLFLTQAFRHAAPALLAPFGYCQIVFAGLLGWLLFSHTPTLTTVVGIAVICCSGLAAAWQQSRR, encoded by the coding sequence ATGACCGTCAGCACCCCGCTCTCCGGCGTAAACCAACCCTTCAAAGGGATTCTGCTGATCGTCGTCGCGACCTTCCTGTTTTCCAGTCACGACGCTTTGTCGAAGTATCTATCGGGCTTCTACCCCATCGTCATGGTGGTCTGGGCTCGCTATGTGATTCACACCCTACTGATGGCCGGGATATTTCTGCCGCAATCCGGGCTGCGAGTCCTGCGCACCAAACGGCCGTTGCTGCAGTTGCTCAGAGCGTTGTGCCTGTTGGGCACCAGTTTGTTTTTCACCACCGGTTTGCAGTACATCCCGCTGGCCGAAGCCACGGCGGTCAACTTCCTTGCCCCGGTGTTGGTGACCGCGCTATCGGTGCCACTGCTGGGTGAGCGGGTCACCCGTGGGCAATGGATCGCGGTGATTTGCGGATTTATCGGCGTATTGATCATCGTCCACCCCGGCGGTGATCTGTTCACGCCAGCGGTATTACTGCCGCTCTGCTCGGCGCTGTTTTTCTGCTTCTATCAATTGCTCACCCGCAAGCTCAGTGAAATCGACAGCCCGACCACCAGTAACTTCTTCGCCGGCCTGTGCAACACCCTGGTGATGAGCGCACTGGTGCCGTTCTTCTGGAAAGTGCCAAGCCTTGGGCATGGATTGATGATGGTTGCACTGGGCGCCTGCGGGATGACGGCGCACCTGTTTCTGACCCAGGCTTTCCGTCACGCCGCCCCCGCGCTGCTGGCACCGTTCGGCTATTGCCAGATTGTCTTTGCCGGGTTGCTGGGTTGGTTGCTGTTTTCTCACACGCCGACCCTGACCACGGTGGTCGGGATCGCGGTGATTTGCTGCAGCGGGTTGGCGGCGGCGTGGCAACAAAGCCGCCGCTGA
- a CDS encoding methyl-accepting chemotaxis protein, with amino-acid sequence MQTSLRETLQLISGTSTQLAAAALQMNQSTHQDSSRLQQQHNEIEQAATAVNEMTVAVEEVARNAVSTSDSTRQSTQQASQGQARVIETLDSIQAMSSNAGLALQQVQTLAEQSREIGKVLDVIRAIAEQTNLLALNAAIEAARAGEAGRGFAVVADEVRALAHRTQQSTREIEQMIGRVQGDTDSVVVSMHDNSQRVAETLSIAEQAGLALAEITRAMEQIHERNLVIASASEEQAQVAREVDRNLLNIRDLSLESADAATRTSATSQELSRLAAGLQNLVVRFRF; translated from the coding sequence ATGCAGACCAGCCTGCGGGAAACCCTGCAATTGATCAGCGGCACTTCGACTCAACTGGCGGCCGCCGCCCTGCAAATGAATCAGAGCACTCACCAGGACTCCAGTCGGCTGCAACAGCAACACAATGAAATCGAGCAGGCCGCCACGGCCGTCAACGAAATGACCGTCGCGGTGGAAGAAGTCGCGCGCAACGCGGTGTCGACTTCCGACAGCACTCGCCAATCCACGCAGCAAGCCAGTCAGGGCCAGGCACGGGTGATTGAAACACTGGATTCGATTCAGGCGATGAGCAGCAATGCGGGCCTCGCACTGCAACAGGTTCAGACCCTGGCCGAGCAGTCCCGGGAAATCGGCAAGGTGCTGGATGTGATCCGCGCCATCGCCGAACAGACCAATCTGCTCGCGCTCAACGCCGCGATCGAAGCCGCGCGGGCCGGGGAAGCCGGACGTGGTTTCGCGGTGGTGGCCGACGAAGTTCGGGCGCTGGCGCATCGCACTCAGCAATCGACCCGGGAGATCGAACAGATGATCGGGCGGGTTCAGGGCGACACCGACAGTGTGGTGGTGTCGATGCACGACAACAGTCAGCGTGTCGCCGAAACCCTGTCGATTGCTGAACAGGCCGGGCTGGCGCTGGCAGAAATCACCCGGGCGATGGAGCAGATCCATGAACGTAATCTGGTGATCGCCAGTGCCTCGGAGGAACAGGCCCAGGTGGCCCGTGAGGTGGATCGCAATCTGCTGAACATTCGCGACCTGTCGCTGGAAAGCGCCGACGCCGCGACCCGGACCAGCGCCACCAGCCAGGAGCTGTCGCGACTGGCGGCCGGCCTGCAAAACCTGGTGGTGCGCTTCAGGTTTTGA
- a CDS encoding MFS transporter produces MFPSQSSHVAPAQSVATGGIGDKIRGAMAVGKTRWGMLALVFFATTLNYIDRAALGVMQPILAKEMSWTAMDYANINFWFQVGYAVGFVLQGRLIDRVGVKRVFFCAVLLWSLATGAHGLATSAVGFMVCRFILGLTEAANYPACVKTTRLWFPAGERAVATGIFNAGTNVGAMFTPMLLPLILHAWGWQAAFLCIAALGAIWLLFWGLKYFNPEDHPSVKQSELDYIQNEVEPEQSRVPFSRILRMRGTWAFALAYSITAPVFWFYLYWLPPFLNQQYNLGINVTQMGIPLIIIYLTADFGSVGGGILSSFLIGRGINPIKARLMSMFLFACCIIGVVMAAGSSSLWLAVFAISLAIGAHQAWTANIWSLVMDYTPKHMMSTVFGFGGMCAAIGGMFMTQLVGHILTITNNNYTVLFTIIPAMYFIALTWLYFMAPRKIPTIKD; encoded by the coding sequence ATGTTTCCTTCTCAAAGCTCTCACGTGGCTCCGGCCCAAAGCGTCGCCACTGGCGGCATCGGCGACAAAATCCGCGGCGCCATGGCGGTCGGCAAAACCCGTTGGGGGATGCTGGCGCTGGTGTTTTTCGCCACCACCCTGAACTACATCGACCGCGCCGCCCTGGGCGTCATGCAGCCGATCCTGGCCAAGGAAATGAGCTGGACGGCGATGGATTACGCCAACATCAACTTCTGGTTCCAGGTCGGCTACGCCGTCGGTTTCGTGCTGCAAGGCCGGTTGATCGACCGGGTCGGCGTGAAACGCGTGTTCTTCTGCGCGGTACTGCTCTGGAGCCTGGCCACCGGCGCTCATGGCCTGGCCACTTCGGCGGTGGGCTTCATGGTTTGCCGGTTCATTCTCGGTTTGACCGAAGCCGCCAACTACCCGGCCTGCGTGAAAACCACCCGGTTGTGGTTCCCCGCCGGCGAACGCGCCGTGGCCACCGGCATCTTCAACGCCGGGACCAACGTCGGTGCGATGTTCACACCGATGCTGCTGCCGCTGATCCTCCATGCCTGGGGCTGGCAAGCCGCGTTCCTGTGCATCGCGGCACTGGGCGCCATCTGGTTGCTGTTCTGGGGGCTGAAGTACTTCAATCCGGAAGACCACCCGAGCGTCAAACAATCGGAACTGGACTACATCCAGAATGAAGTCGAACCGGAACAATCCCGCGTACCGTTCTCACGAATCCTGCGCATGCGAGGCACCTGGGCCTTCGCCCTGGCCTACTCGATCACCGCGCCGGTGTTCTGGTTCTACCTGTATTGGCTGCCGCCGTTCCTCAATCAGCAATACAACCTGGGGATCAACGTGACCCAGATGGGTATCCCGCTGATCATCATCTACCTCACGGCTGACTTCGGCAGTGTCGGCGGCGGGATCCTGTCCTCGTTCCTGATCGGTCGCGGGATCAACCCGATCAAGGCACGACTGATGTCCATGTTCCTGTTCGCCTGCTGCATCATCGGCGTGGTCATGGCCGCCGGCTCGAGCAGCCTGTGGCTCGCGGTGTTCGCCATCTCCCTGGCCATCGGCGCTCACCAGGCCTGGACCGCGAACATCTGGAGCCTGGTGATGGACTACACACCCAAGCACATGATGAGTACGGTGTTCGGCTTCGGCGGGATGTGCGCGGCGATCGGCGGGATGTTCATGACCCAGTTGGTCGGCCACATTCTGACGATCACCAACAACAACTACACCGTGCTGTTCACCATCATTCCGGCGATGTACTTCATCGCGCTGACCTGGCTGTACTTCATGGCACCGCGCAAGATTCCGACCATAAAAGATTGA
- the quiC gene encoding 3-dehydroshikimate dehydratase QuiC, which produces MQRSIATVSLSGTLPEKLEAIAAAGFDGVEIFENDLLYYDGSPREIKQMCADLGIAITLFQPFRDFEGCRRDRLPRNLERAERKFDLMQELGTDLVLVCSNASADSIGDEQILIDDLRQLAERAGIRGLRIGYEALAWGRHVNTYQQVWNIVRQADHPSLGVLLDSFHTLSLKGDPSAIAEIPGDKIFFVQMADAPILAMDVLEWSRHFRCFPGQGEFDLPGFLAPIIKSGYTGPLSLEIFNDGFRAAPPRANAADGLRSLLYLEEKTRQRLEQQATPVANRDILFDTPGASEYNGIEFLEFAVDESLGAKLAHWLERLGFVKAGQHRSKSVSLLRQGDINLILNSEPYSFAHSFFEAHGPSLCATAVRVKDSTSALARAVAYKGQPYRGLVGPNELELAAVRAPDGSLIYLVDQDADVYGTDFNLQPTAVASGGLKRIDHMAMALPADSLDSWVLFYKSLLDFEADDEVVLPDPYGLVKSRALRSRCSSIRLPLNISENRNTAISHALSSYRGSGVHHIAFDCDDIFAEVSRAKEAGVPLLDIPLNYYDDLAARFDFDDEFLSELAYFNVLYDRDAQGGELFHVYTEPFEGRFFFEIIQRKNGYAGYGAANVAVRLAAMAKSRTGGVRQAKL; this is translated from the coding sequence ATGCAGCGTTCCATTGCCACCGTTTCCTTGAGCGGCACCCTGCCGGAAAAACTCGAAGCCATTGCCGCCGCCGGTTTTGACGGGGTGGAGATTTTCGAGAACGACCTTCTCTATTACGACGGAAGCCCGCGAGAAATCAAACAGATGTGCGCCGATCTCGGGATCGCCATCACACTGTTTCAACCCTTTCGGGATTTCGAAGGTTGCCGCCGCGATCGCCTGCCGCGCAATCTGGAGCGGGCCGAGCGCAAGTTCGATTTGATGCAGGAACTGGGCACCGACCTGGTGCTGGTGTGCAGCAACGCTTCGGCCGACTCCATCGGTGATGAACAGATCCTGATTGATGATTTGCGCCAGCTCGCAGAACGGGCCGGTATTCGTGGCCTGCGGATCGGCTATGAAGCGCTGGCCTGGGGCAGGCATGTGAACACGTATCAACAGGTATGGAACATCGTTCGCCAGGCCGACCACCCGAGCCTCGGCGTGTTGCTGGACAGTTTTCATACGCTGTCGCTCAAGGGCGACCCGAGCGCCATCGCCGAGATTCCCGGCGACAAGATCTTCTTCGTGCAAATGGCCGACGCGCCGATCCTGGCCATGGATGTGCTGGAGTGGAGCCGACACTTCCGCTGTTTCCCGGGCCAGGGTGAATTCGATCTGCCGGGCTTCCTCGCGCCGATCATCAAGAGTGGCTACACCGGGCCGCTGTCGCTGGAGATCTTCAACGACGGCTTCCGCGCCGCACCGCCACGGGCCAACGCCGCCGACGGTTTGCGTTCGTTACTGTATCTGGAAGAGAAAACCCGCCAGCGTCTGGAGCAGCAAGCCACGCCTGTGGCCAATCGCGACATTCTGTTCGATACCCCAGGCGCCAGCGAATACAACGGCATCGAGTTTCTTGAATTCGCGGTGGACGAAAGCCTTGGCGCCAAGCTGGCCCATTGGCTGGAGCGGCTGGGTTTCGTCAAGGCCGGGCAACACCGCTCCAAGAGTGTCAGCCTGTTGCGTCAGGGCGATATCAACCTGATCCTCAACTCCGAGCCTTACTCGTTCGCCCACAGTTTTTTCGAGGCCCACGGTCCATCGCTGTGCGCCACCGCCGTGCGGGTCAAGGACAGCACCAGTGCACTGGCCCGCGCCGTTGCGTACAAGGGGCAACCCTATCGCGGGCTGGTAGGCCCCAATGAGCTTGAACTGGCAGCGGTTCGTGCGCCGGATGGCAGCCTGATTTACCTGGTGGACCAGGACGCCGACGTCTACGGCACCGACTTCAACCTGCAACCGACGGCCGTCGCCAGCGGTGGCCTCAAGCGCATCGATCACATGGCGATGGCACTGCCCGCCGACAGCCTCGACAGCTGGGTGCTGTTTTACAAAAGCCTGCTGGATTTCGAGGCCGACGATGAAGTGGTGTTGCCTGACCCGTATGGTTTGGTGAAGAGCCGCGCATTACGCAGCCGCTGCAGTTCGATCCGCTTGCCGCTGAACATTTCCGAGAACCGCAACACTGCTATCTCACATGCGTTGTCGAGTTATCGCGGTTCCGGCGTGCATCACATCGCTTTCGATTGTGACGACATTTTTGCCGAAGTCAGCCGCGCGAAGGAGGCCGGCGTGCCGCTGCTGGATATCCCGCTCAACTACTACGATGACCTCGCCGCGCGGTTCGATTTCGACGACGAATTCCTCAGCGAGCTGGCCTACTTCAACGTGCTCTACGACCGCGATGCTCAGGGTGGCGAGCTGTTTCATGTTTACACCGAGCCGTTCGAAGGACGGTTCTTTTTTGAAATCATCCAGCGCAAAAACGGCTACGCGGGTTACGGCGCGGCCAACGTGGCAGTGCGACTGGCGGCCATGGCAAAATCACGAACTGGTGGCGTACGTCAGGCAAAGTTGTAG
- a CDS encoding TetR family transcriptional regulator, producing MTIISELSVAPEKPIAEPRKSRKNNPEKTRENILQEAIVEFVQQGLSGARVDAIAERIHTSKRMIYYYFGSKEQLYVEVLEKLYGDIRSTESRLHLAELAPVEAIRRLVEFTFDHHDRNVDFVRIVSIENIHNAEYVKRSDAIKAMNNTILDSLGEILRRGAEAGVFRGGLDPLDVHLLISSFCFYRVSNRHTFGEIFQIDLPDESIKQRHREMICESVLRYLQA from the coding sequence ATGACAATAATTTCAGAACTCTCCGTAGCGCCCGAAAAGCCAATTGCCGAGCCTCGCAAGAGTCGCAAGAACAACCCGGAAAAAACCCGCGAGAACATCCTTCAAGAGGCCATTGTCGAGTTCGTCCAGCAGGGGCTTTCCGGTGCCCGGGTCGATGCAATCGCCGAGCGCATCCACACCTCCAAACGCATGATCTATTACTACTTCGGCAGTAAGGAACAGCTCTACGTCGAGGTGCTGGAGAAACTCTACGGGGATATCCGCAGCACCGAGAGCCGTTTGCACCTGGCCGAACTGGCGCCGGTGGAGGCGATTCGGCGGTTGGTGGAATTCACCTTCGATCACCATGATCGCAACGTCGATTTCGTGCGTATCGTCAGCATCGAGAACATTCACAACGCCGAGTATGTGAAGCGCTCCGATGCGATCAAGGCGATGAACAACACCATCCTCGATTCACTGGGTGAGATTTTGCGTCGCGGGGCCGAAGCGGGTGTATTCCGCGGCGGCCTCGATCCGCTGGATGTGCACCTGCTGATCAGTTCGTTTTGCTTCTATCGCGTGTCGAACCGTCATACCTTCGGTGAGATCTTTCAGATCGACTTGCCGGACGAAAGCATCAAGCAGCGTCATCGGGAGATGATCTGCGAGTCGGTGTTGCGCTACCTGCAGGCCTGA